A single region of the Solwaraspora sp. WMMD406 genome encodes:
- a CDS encoding DUF4082 domain-containing protein codes for MIGAVVLSFLATAGVVVTASAANQEIDGYAFFAETDVSRVRVDPDTRPVELGLRFTSTSDGTITAVRFLKAKGDRSAHRVNVWDGFGTRLATATPRRESRSGWQHVALPEPVAVTAGQTYVVSYHTARYRATQSFFDRQLTAGPLSTAGTAGVYAYGSGGFPEQTWKSSNYWVDLAFQPAEEGGGTRPDPVPSPTVSASPTAAPSPSASPAPTTTAPTPSPSAPGGGGTPGALDLPRVPWEGGPSYYANFPQAKASGWNNPGFFPIGVWYEGVYTQEEIDRDKAAGLNTYVMLTDQSDVSLIRRNGMYAFIPQPFSNRGNESVGWVIGDEADMWGGPGNGTWTGKYPGQGQICTTTREGCGLDVMKKESATVPSGDKGLRYANYGKGVMFWQSDSDASKFVNGFSSVVSNDIYWYTDPHVCTAPAEGPTYGVNKDNCRRAANYGLTMDRMRELDAMDGKRQPVWAFIEVGHPFTEDWAPTITGDQIAGAVMNSLIHEARGIQYFNHNFGGPCHSQHVLRDRCGDAVRPAVTELNKRVTSLAPVLNTQSYAWEFNSGLDTMLKAHDGSYYIFAMLSRDTATGSHTLALPPGVTGSKAEVLFENRSVPISGGAIKDSFAQEFTYHIYKITP; via the coding sequence ATGATCGGGGCCGTCGTCCTCAGCTTCCTGGCCACCGCGGGGGTCGTGGTCACCGCCTCGGCGGCCAACCAGGAGATCGACGGCTACGCGTTCTTCGCCGAGACCGACGTCTCCCGGGTGCGGGTCGATCCGGACACCCGACCGGTGGAGCTCGGCTTGCGGTTCACCTCGACCAGTGACGGCACGATCACCGCTGTCCGCTTCCTCAAGGCCAAGGGCGACCGCAGTGCCCACCGGGTCAACGTCTGGGACGGCTTCGGCACCAGATTGGCCACCGCGACCCCGAGGCGGGAGTCGCGCTCCGGTTGGCAGCACGTCGCGCTGCCCGAGCCGGTCGCGGTGACCGCCGGTCAGACCTACGTGGTGTCGTACCACACCGCCCGGTACCGGGCCACGCAGAGCTTCTTCGATCGGCAGCTGACCGCCGGTCCGCTGAGCACCGCCGGAACGGCCGGGGTGTACGCGTACGGATCCGGCGGTTTCCCCGAGCAGACCTGGAAATCCAGCAACTACTGGGTCGACCTGGCGTTCCAACCGGCCGAGGAAGGCGGCGGCACCCGGCCGGACCCGGTGCCGAGCCCGACCGTCTCCGCGTCGCCGACCGCCGCGCCCAGCCCGAGCGCCAGCCCGGCACCCACCACCACGGCGCCGACCCCGTCGCCGTCGGCCCCCGGTGGCGGCGGTACGCCGGGCGCGCTCGACCTGCCCCGGGTGCCGTGGGAGGGCGGCCCCTCCTACTACGCGAACTTCCCGCAGGCCAAGGCGTCCGGCTGGAACAACCCTGGCTTCTTCCCGATCGGCGTCTGGTACGAGGGCGTCTACACCCAGGAGGAGATCGACCGCGACAAGGCGGCCGGGCTCAACACCTACGTGATGCTGACCGACCAGTCGGACGTCTCGCTGATCCGGCGCAACGGCATGTACGCCTTCATCCCGCAACCCTTCAGCAACCGGGGCAACGAAAGCGTCGGATGGGTCATCGGTGACGAGGCGGACATGTGGGGTGGTCCGGGCAACGGCACCTGGACCGGAAAGTACCCGGGCCAGGGTCAGATCTGCACCACCACCCGCGAGGGCTGCGGGCTCGACGTCATGAAGAAGGAGTCGGCCACCGTACCGTCCGGGGACAAGGGCCTGCGGTACGCCAACTACGGCAAGGGCGTGATGTTCTGGCAGTCGGACAGCGACGCCAGCAAGTTTGTCAACGGGTTCAGCTCGGTGGTCTCGAACGACATCTACTGGTACACCGACCCGCACGTGTGCACCGCGCCCGCCGAGGGCCCGACGTACGGTGTCAACAAGGACAACTGCCGCCGTGCCGCCAACTACGGACTGACCATGGACCGGATGCGGGAGCTGGACGCGATGGACGGCAAGCGCCAGCCGGTGTGGGCCTTCATCGAGGTCGGCCACCCCTTCACCGAGGACTGGGCGCCGACGATCACCGGTGACCAGATCGCTGGCGCCGTGATGAACTCGCTGATCCACGAGGCCCGAGGCATCCAGTACTTCAACCACAACTTCGGCGGCCCCTGCCACTCGCAGCACGTGCTGCGGGACCGTTGCGGCGACGCGGTCCGGCCGGCGGTGACCGAGTTGAACAAGCGGGTCACCAGCCTGGCGCCGGTGCTCAACACCCAGTCGTACGCCTGGGAGTTCAACAGCGGTCTGGACACCATGCTCAAGGCGCACGACGGGTCGTACTACATCTTCGCGATGCTGAGCCGGGACACCGCGACCGGATCGCACACGCTGGCCCTGCCGCCCGGCGTGACCGGCAGCAAGGCCGAGGTGCTGTTCGAGAACCGCAGCGTTCCGATCAGCGGGGGAGCGATCAAGGACTCCTTTGCGCAGGAATTCACCTACCACATCTACAAGATCACGCCATAG
- a CDS encoding O-antigen ligase family protein: protein MTQSGLHPADLEPSWIGERTYVTRRRLTRIDAPVLLSLMICLLTLMPAHLILPGMTDLGRPALVVALLMWFWWMTARLNSRLVLTGPQPLRWAVLAFLLSMLLSYAIGFLRGLTMMEANSADRWMLTAAAISGVILLTADGMPNWQRLEGVLRVFVYCCAFVAVIGLIQAFLYLDLTQYMRIPGLEMKGWVVGLEIRGGGVRVPSTTFHYIEFSLLMAMALPFGIHFARFAQTPRQRQLFGFLALLIAAAIPATMSRTGFVALGIVLLVLMPIWGWRMRYNMLALGAVMLAGMVVVKPALVSTISTMFLGASSDPSITSRTERYDMVGYYFNQRPWFGRGTGTWVSPQYQYLDNQWLAFALTNGIIGVIVLAGLHLSAIALVIVARRRSSSERERHLCTILIAVQLVAIAAGFTFDSLSFSTYATAMSLMVGLCGAVWRLSHPALMIRTSTPRWFGA from the coding sequence GTGACCCAGTCCGGGTTGCACCCGGCGGACCTGGAGCCGTCCTGGATCGGCGAGCGGACGTACGTCACCCGGCGACGGCTGACCCGGATCGACGCGCCGGTGCTGTTGTCGCTGATGATCTGCCTGCTCACCCTGATGCCGGCCCATCTCATCCTGCCCGGCATGACCGATCTCGGGCGTCCGGCGTTGGTCGTCGCTTTGCTGATGTGGTTCTGGTGGATGACCGCCCGGCTCAACTCCCGGCTCGTACTCACCGGCCCGCAGCCGCTGCGCTGGGCGGTGCTCGCGTTCCTGCTGTCGATGCTGCTGTCGTACGCGATCGGGTTTCTGCGCGGGCTGACGATGATGGAAGCCAACTCGGCCGATCGGTGGATGCTCACGGCGGCGGCGATCTCCGGGGTGATCCTGCTGACCGCCGACGGGATGCCCAACTGGCAGCGGCTCGAAGGCGTACTGCGGGTCTTCGTCTACTGCTGCGCCTTCGTCGCGGTGATCGGGCTCATCCAGGCGTTCCTCTATCTCGACCTCACCCAGTACATGCGGATTCCCGGTCTGGAGATGAAGGGCTGGGTGGTCGGGCTGGAGATCCGGGGTGGCGGGGTCCGGGTGCCGAGCACCACCTTCCACTACATCGAGTTCAGCCTGCTGATGGCGATGGCGCTGCCGTTCGGCATCCACTTCGCCAGGTTTGCCCAGACCCCTCGGCAGCGTCAGCTGTTCGGCTTCCTGGCCCTGCTGATCGCGGCGGCGATCCCGGCCACCATGTCCCGTACCGGGTTCGTCGCGCTCGGCATCGTGCTGCTGGTGCTGATGCCGATCTGGGGGTGGCGGATGCGGTACAACATGCTGGCCCTCGGCGCTGTCATGCTCGCCGGCATGGTGGTCGTCAAGCCAGCCCTGGTCAGCACCATCTCGACGATGTTCCTCGGGGCGAGCAGCGATCCGAGCATCACCTCGCGCACCGAGCGGTACGACATGGTCGGCTACTACTTCAACCAGCGGCCCTGGTTCGGTCGCGGCACCGGCACCTGGGTCTCGCCGCAATATCAGTATCTCGACAATCAATGGCTGGCGTTCGCTCTCACCAACGGAATCATCGGTGTGATCGTGCTCGCCGGCCTGCATCTGAGCGCCATCGCACTCGTCATCGTCGCCCGGCGTCGCTCGTCGTCAGAGCGCGAACGGCACCTTTGTACGATTCTCATCGCCGTTCAGCTGGTCGCGATCGCCGCTGGGTTCACCTTCGACTCGCTGAGCTTCAGCACCTACGCGACCGCCATGTCGCTGATGGTCGGCCTCTGTGGTGCGGTGTGGCGACTCAGTCACCCGGCGTTGATGATCCGTACGTCGACCCCGAGATGGTTCGGGGCCTGA
- a CDS encoding DUF4082 domain-containing protein, with translation MRAVASVLTRRVNRRIGSVAMAATLFVSLVVAMPAASAAADPCAPPVNVIACENSKPGTPKSAWDIWQVGDPTIQGFATEITVNVGGQVGFKVTTDAPGYTIKIYRLGWYGGDGAREWATLQPSLPLADNSPEDCVHAQDTQLFDCGTWEVGTTWNVPVDAVSGVYIARLIRSDTGGDSHVPFIVRDDSSTSQMVFQTSDTTWQAYNTYGGASFYEGAAPVNRAYKLSYNRPFATRAVGNGRDYLFANEYPMIRFLERNGYDVSYISGLDADIRGDLLLNHQAYVSVGHDEYWSPQQRANVEAARDAGVHLAFFTGNEVYWKTRWENSVDGNGTPYRTLVCYKETWAGADIDPTDEWTGVWRDPRFPTGEVREPENSLVGNLYMANNTDLAMQVPAEQGKLRFWRNSGVAGLTPGQTATLAPHTVGYESNEDLDNGFRPPGTFRLSTTTGYTPEYLVGYGPDVEEGETTHHMTLYRAASGALVFGAGTIQWSWGLDAVHDGGSGASADPNIQQATVNLFADMGVAPTTPMAGIMVTGPSTDALAPTASITAPVDGTAVAHGSLVTVTGSAMDAGGGLVAGVEVSTNGGATWHPATTGTSTWTYQFHASDTSAHTLLARAVDDSGNLGDPSAPVGLSVNGPYTLFGERVPDHPVFVEKDPQTGIALDPQPEVELGVRFTPQIDGLITGLRFYKGEGNVGTHRGTLWTNGGTELASATFTDESGTGWQQVGFATPVPVSAGTSYVASYRAPQGHYASDPGFFTTDHLSGPLMAPKTDGAVGNGLYRYDGGFPNQSYGGANYYVDVTFVTAENAPPSVSTTVPTGNAANVPTDQAPSAVFSKPVDDATIAFDLVDGDGQPVPGTVDYDETARRATFTPAVPLAEATTYTATVLASDDVGVPMGAPYSWSFTTEFSQQVVTLFETDAVPEVTSTGENTAVEVGVKFTPAVDGQVVGMRFFRGPGNTGSQVGRLWPVGGGSPLAEVTFPEGSTTGWQSAAFGQPVSVSAGTTYVLSYYAPNGNYAYDTGFFSSAHSRGPLSAPSGDNGVYTYDGGIPSLSYNSANYWVDPYFLPSGDQPTPTPTPTTGPGAPTVTATDPVAAAAEVQPDTTVSVVFSADTGDATIEFMLFDSTDTPVPGTVDYDASTRMATFTPTAPLDQMTSYTASVRVVVSGGAAMGAPYTWSFTTTFTDEVVTLLEPDGLPQQSSSGDSTAVELGMRFTPAVDGQVVGMRFFRGPGNTGSQVGRLWPVGGGSPLAEVTFPEGSTTGWQSAAFGQPVSVSAGTTYVLSYYAPNGNYAFDGGFFSSAYSRGPLSAPGGANGLYRYGPGGGFPTESYNSANYWVDPLFLPAGSGGPAPDPDASPSPGTPGPSPDPTPSGSASPTASPSPSASPSASPSASASPEPTASPGPTEPLPPVSIFGPEDVPQSASWADTDAVEVGVRFRADVPGTVTGVRFYKGPGNTGTHRGSIWTADGVRLATAVFTDETESGWQTVTFDQPVPILADTTYVASYHTSVGQYAVTANQFATEELDRAPLHVLVGGGAYHYDPYGWVFPGYSVNHNYWVDVVFTPNS, from the coding sequence GTGAGGGCGGTCGCATCTGTTCTGACCCGCCGGGTCAACCGGCGGATCGGTTCCGTCGCCATGGCGGCGACGCTGTTCGTGAGTCTCGTGGTCGCCATGCCCGCTGCGTCGGCGGCCGCTGATCCCTGCGCCCCTCCCGTGAACGTCATCGCCTGTGAGAACAGCAAACCGGGCACGCCGAAGTCGGCCTGGGACATCTGGCAGGTCGGTGACCCGACCATTCAGGGTTTCGCCACCGAGATCACCGTCAACGTGGGCGGACAGGTCGGGTTCAAGGTGACCACCGACGCGCCGGGCTACACCATCAAGATCTACCGCCTCGGCTGGTACGGCGGCGACGGCGCGCGCGAGTGGGCGACCCTGCAGCCGAGCCTGCCGCTGGCCGACAACTCGCCCGAGGACTGCGTACACGCCCAGGACACCCAGTTGTTCGACTGCGGGACCTGGGAAGTCGGCACCACCTGGAACGTGCCGGTCGACGCGGTCTCCGGCGTCTACATCGCCCGGCTGATCCGTTCGGACACCGGCGGCGACAGCCACGTCCCGTTCATCGTCCGCGACGACAGCAGCACCTCCCAGATGGTCTTCCAGACCTCCGACACCACCTGGCAGGCGTACAACACCTACGGTGGGGCCAGCTTCTACGAGGGCGCGGCACCGGTCAATCGCGCCTACAAGCTCAGCTACAACCGGCCGTTCGCCACCCGCGCGGTGGGCAACGGACGAGACTATCTGTTCGCCAACGAATACCCGATGATCCGATTCCTGGAACGCAACGGGTACGACGTGAGCTACATCAGCGGTCTCGACGCGGACATTCGCGGTGATCTGCTGCTCAACCATCAGGCGTACGTCTCGGTCGGGCACGACGAGTACTGGTCGCCGCAGCAACGGGCCAACGTCGAAGCCGCCCGCGACGCCGGCGTGCACCTCGCCTTCTTCACCGGCAACGAGGTCTATTGGAAGACCCGCTGGGAAAACAGCGTCGACGGCAACGGCACGCCGTACCGGACGCTGGTCTGTTACAAGGAGACCTGGGCCGGCGCGGACATCGACCCGACCGACGAATGGACCGGGGTCTGGCGGGATCCGCGGTTCCCGACCGGCGAGGTGCGCGAGCCGGAGAACTCCCTGGTCGGCAACCTCTACATGGCCAACAACACCGACCTCGCCATGCAGGTCCCGGCAGAACAGGGCAAGCTGCGCTTCTGGCGCAACAGCGGGGTCGCCGGCCTGACCCCGGGGCAGACCGCCACCCTTGCCCCGCACACAGTCGGCTACGAGTCCAACGAGGACCTCGACAACGGCTTCCGGCCACCGGGCACCTTCCGGCTGTCCACCACCACCGGCTACACCCCGGAGTACCTCGTCGGCTACGGTCCGGACGTCGAGGAGGGTGAGACCACCCACCACATGACCCTGTACCGGGCGGCCAGCGGCGCGCTCGTCTTCGGGGCCGGCACCATCCAGTGGTCCTGGGGCCTCGACGCCGTCCATGACGGCGGTTCCGGCGCGTCGGCCGACCCGAACATCCAGCAGGCCACCGTCAACCTCTTCGCCGACATGGGCGTCGCGCCGACCACCCCGATGGCCGGGATCATGGTCACCGGACCGTCCACCGACGCACTCGCCCCGACCGCCAGCATCACCGCTCCGGTCGACGGCACCGCAGTCGCCCACGGGTCGCTGGTGACCGTGACCGGTTCGGCGATGGACGCCGGTGGCGGCCTCGTCGCCGGGGTCGAGGTGTCCACCAACGGCGGTGCCACCTGGCATCCCGCCACCACCGGCACCTCCACCTGGACCTACCAATTCCACGCCAGCGACACCTCCGCGCACACCCTGCTGGCCCGGGCGGTCGACGACAGCGGAAACCTCGGCGACCCGTCGGCACCGGTCGGTCTGTCGGTGAACGGCCCCTACACACTGTTCGGTGAGCGGGTACCGGACCACCCGGTGTTCGTCGAGAAGGATCCGCAGACCGGCATCGCCCTGGATCCCCAGCCGGAGGTGGAACTCGGCGTACGGTTCACCCCGCAGATCGACGGCCTGATCACCGGGCTGCGGTTCTACAAGGGCGAAGGCAACGTCGGCACCCACCGGGGCACGCTGTGGACCAACGGCGGCACCGAGCTCGCCTCGGCGACCTTCACCGACGAGAGTGGCACCGGCTGGCAGCAGGTCGGGTTCGCCACGCCCGTACCGGTCTCGGCCGGCACCAGCTACGTGGCGTCCTATCGGGCGCCGCAGGGCCACTACGCCAGCGACCCGGGCTTCTTCACCACCGATCACCTGTCCGGGCCACTGATGGCACCCAAGACCGACGGTGCCGTCGGCAACGGCCTCTACCGGTACGACGGCGGGTTCCCCAACCAGTCGTACGGGGGCGCCAACTACTACGTCGACGTCACCTTCGTCACGGCGGAGAATGCCCCGCCGTCGGTGTCGACGACCGTACCGACCGGCAACGCGGCGAACGTGCCGACCGACCAGGCGCCGTCGGCTGTCTTCTCCAAGCCGGTCGACGACGCGACGATCGCGTTCGACCTGGTCGACGGGGACGGCCAGCCGGTGCCCGGCACGGTCGACTACGACGAGACCGCCCGGCGGGCCACCTTCACGCCGGCCGTACCGCTCGCCGAGGCCACCACGTACACCGCGACCGTGCTGGCCAGCGACGACGTCGGGGTACCGATGGGCGCGCCGTACTCGTGGTCGTTCACCACCGAGTTCTCCCAGCAGGTGGTAACCCTGTTCGAGACCGACGCCGTACCCGAGGTGACCTCGACCGGCGAGAACACTGCGGTCGAGGTGGGGGTCAAGTTCACCCCGGCGGTGGACGGGCAGGTCGTGGGGATGCGGTTCTTCCGGGGGCCGGGTAACACGGGTAGTCAGGTGGGTCGGTTGTGGCCGGTGGGTGGGGGGAGCCCGTTGGCGGAGGTGACGTTCCCGGAGGGGTCGACGACGGGGTGGCAGTCGGCGGCGTTCGGGCAGCCGGTGTCGGTGTCGGCGGGTACGACGTACGTGTTGTCGTACTACGCGCCGAACGGCAACTACGCCTACGACACCGGGTTCTTCAGCTCGGCGCACAGCCGGGGTCCGCTGAGCGCGCCGAGCGGCGACAACGGCGTCTACACCTACGACGGTGGAATCCCGAGCCTCAGCTACAACTCGGCCAACTACTGGGTCGACCCGTACTTCCTGCCCAGCGGTGACCAGCCGACGCCGACCCCCACGCCGACCACCGGTCCCGGTGCGCCGACGGTGACCGCGACCGATCCGGTCGCGGCCGCCGCCGAGGTCCAGCCGGACACCACGGTGTCGGTGGTCTTCTCCGCCGACACCGGTGACGCGACGATCGAGTTCATGCTGTTCGATTCGACCGACACCCCGGTGCCCGGCACCGTCGACTACGACGCCTCGACCCGGATGGCCACCTTCACCCCGACCGCCCCGTTGGACCAGATGACCAGTTACACCGCGTCGGTACGGGTCGTCGTCTCCGGTGGCGCCGCGATGGGCGCACCGTACACCTGGTCGTTCACCACCACGTTCACCGATGAGGTGGTGACCCTGTTGGAGCCGGACGGGCTGCCGCAGCAGTCGTCCTCCGGGGACAGCACCGCCGTGGAGCTCGGCATGCGGTTCACGCCGGCGGTGGACGGGCAGGTCGTGGGGATGCGGTTCTTCCGGGGGCCGGGTAACACGGGTAGTCAGGTGGGTCGGTTGTGGCCGGTGGGTGGGGGGAGCCCGTTGGCGGAGGTGACGTTCCCGGAGGGGTCGACGACGGGGTGGCAGTCGGCGGCGTTCGGGCAGCCGGTGTCGGTGTCGGCGGGTACGACGTATGTGTTGTCGTACTACGCGCCGAACGGCAACTACGCCTTCGACGGCGGGTTCTTCAGTTCGGCGTACAGCCGGGGTCCGTTGAGCGCACCGGGCGGTGCCAATGGTCTCTACCGCTACGGACCCGGCGGCGGGTTCCCCACCGAGAGCTACAACTCGGCCAACTACTGGGTGGATCCGTTGTTCCTGCCGGCCGGCAGTGGCGGCCCGGCACCGGATCCGGACGCCAGCCCGTCGCCGGGCACACCCGGGCCGTCCCCGGACCCGACGCCGAGCGGTTCGGCCTCGCCGACCGCGTCGCCGTCACCGAGCGCCTCGCCTTCGGCGTCGCCCAGCGCCAGCGCGTCGCCGGAGCCGACGGCGTCGCCGGGCCCGACCGAGCCGTTGCCGCCGGTGAGCATCTTCGGTCCGGAGGACGTGCCGCAGAGCGCCAGTTGGGCGGACACCGACGCGGTCGAGGTGGGCGTCCGGTTCCGGGCCGACGTGCCCGGTACGGTCACCGGGGTCCGGTTCTACAAAGGTCCGGGCAACACCGGCACCCATCGTGGTTCGATCTGGACCGCCGACGGCGTACGGCTGGCGACCGCCGTGTTCACCGACGAGACGGAGTCGGGCTGGCAGACGGTGACGTTCGACCAGCCGGTGCCGATCCTGGCCGACACCACCTACGTGGCCTCCTACCACACCTCCGTCGGGCAGTACGCGGTGACGGCGAACCAGTTCGCCACCGAGGAACTCGATCGGGCACCATTGCACGTGCTGGTCGGCGGTGGCGCCTACCACTACGACCCGTACGGCTGGGTGTTCCCCGGCTATTCGGTCAATCACAACTACTGGGTGGATGTCGTGTTCACGCCTAACTCTTGA
- a CDS encoding glycosyltransferase, producing MRILTCLHTLEIGGTQINAIEIAATVAQLGHEVIIYGPDGELRSMIDKWGLEFVPAPPKGEAPSPRNVAAIADVVRRRGIDLVHAYEWAPTLETAYGAYLRQGVPLVVTVLSMEVPAWVPRHLPLIVGTEQIAAQERPHRAEVHVIEPPIDTTANAPVVDPAAVEAARRGLGVAADELAVVSVSRLVPELKLEGLLAATRAMGRLDPALRMRLVIVGDGPSRSEIQTAADKVNADRGTEVVTLTGAMLDPRDAYAAADIVIGMGSSALRAMAFAKPVVVQGERGFWLPLDPQTLPVFLDQGFYGLGDGTDGTGLVTTALAELGADPSRWAELGEFGRRTVVDRFSLQAAGRRQIEIYADALRRRLSLPKRAGALAHPTAHLLNFKAYLARERFTAGRATSGERP from the coding sequence GTGCGCATCCTCACCTGCCTGCACACGCTCGAGATCGGCGGCACCCAGATCAACGCCATCGAGATCGCGGCGACCGTCGCCCAACTCGGGCACGAGGTGATCATTTACGGTCCGGACGGCGAACTGCGGAGCATGATCGACAAGTGGGGACTGGAGTTCGTACCGGCACCCCCGAAGGGGGAGGCGCCCTCGCCGCGTAACGTCGCCGCGATCGCCGACGTGGTGCGGCGTCGCGGCATCGACCTGGTGCACGCCTACGAGTGGGCGCCTACCCTGGAGACCGCGTACGGTGCCTACCTGCGCCAGGGCGTCCCGCTGGTGGTGACGGTGCTCTCCATGGAGGTGCCGGCCTGGGTGCCCCGCCATCTGCCGCTGATCGTCGGCACCGAGCAGATCGCGGCGCAGGAGCGGCCGCACCGGGCCGAGGTGCACGTGATCGAGCCACCGATCGACACGACGGCCAACGCCCCGGTGGTGGATCCGGCCGCCGTCGAGGCGGCCCGGCGCGGCCTCGGGGTGGCCGCCGACGAACTCGCGGTGGTCTCGGTGTCCCGGCTGGTGCCGGAGCTCAAACTGGAAGGGCTGCTCGCCGCCACCCGGGCGATGGGTCGGCTCGATCCGGCGCTGCGGATGCGGCTGGTGATCGTCGGCGACGGCCCGTCGCGGTCCGAGATCCAGACCGCGGCGGACAAGGTCAACGCCGATCGGGGCACCGAGGTGGTCACCCTGACCGGGGCGATGCTCGATCCGCGTGACGCCTACGCGGCCGCCGACATCGTGATCGGCATGGGCTCCTCGGCCTTGCGGGCGATGGCCTTCGCCAAACCGGTGGTGGTGCAGGGCGAGCGCGGCTTCTGGCTACCGCTCGACCCGCAGACCCTGCCGGTCTTCCTCGACCAGGGCTTCTACGGGCTGGGTGACGGCACGGACGGCACCGGGTTGGTCACCACCGCCCTGGCTGAGCTGGGTGCCGACCCGAGCCGGTGGGCCGAGCTCGGCGAGTTCGGCCGGCGTACGGTGGTCGACCGGTTCAGCCTGCAGGCCGCCGGCCGCCGACAGATCGAGATCTACGCCGACGCGCTCCGCCGTCGGCTGAGCCTGCCGAAGCGGGCCGGTGCCCTGGCCCACCCGACCGCCCACCTGCTCAACTTCAAGGCGTACCTGGCCCGCGAGCGGTTCACCGCCGGTCGGGCGACCAGCGGGGAGCGGCCGTGA
- a CDS encoding lipopolysaccharide biosynthesis protein, with protein MTAESSPPAPLGGRVRRALAWSTLNSIALRIGSLGVGIVLARLLAPEEFGVFAVALTMLTIVISLADLGMSADIIRHGVQGRAGTVTTISVITSVLLAGAMCLAAGPVSTAMGSPQATPVVQLMSLTLILSGLSVVPYAVMQREFRQRAQLGLDGASLVLSTVVTIGLVLLGMGAMALAVSRVVAQSMVTVLQFVLTRSRPTFGFDAGVARSLIRFGVPLAGANVLSWVVMNVGHLTVGTAAGALTLGLYTLAFNISTWPMSALGVAIRAVALPAFATVDDRRRKAAGFVSAAALTWSVALLVGVLLSGLASVVVPLLYGQRWSMAADALAGLAFFGAFRVLFDLVATFLIAVGASRALFAAQVVWLVALFPAVILGVRWYGLVGAGVGHAVVCALIILPMYAVALRRHGVRVRSLAGALAAPMLTAVPALIAGLFVVEVVPGALWQLLAAGTTMTVIFVAPLLPWLRRRLRELKAAGEEAGSAGPGSTDESAPGPGTGDGSGPGTGPLSVTTAASTPVTPGPQPPLAAVVKS; from the coding sequence GTGACCGCAGAGTCCTCGCCGCCGGCTCCGCTGGGTGGCCGGGTCCGGCGTGCCCTGGCGTGGAGCACCCTGAACAGCATCGCGCTGCGGATCGGCAGCCTCGGGGTCGGCATCGTGCTGGCCCGGCTGCTGGCTCCCGAGGAGTTCGGGGTCTTCGCGGTGGCGCTGACCATGCTGACCATCGTGATCTCGCTGGCCGATCTCGGGATGAGCGCCGACATCATCCGGCACGGGGTGCAGGGCCGGGCCGGAACGGTCACCACGATCTCGGTGATCACCAGCGTGCTGCTGGCCGGCGCGATGTGCCTGGCCGCCGGCCCGGTCTCGACGGCGATGGGCAGCCCGCAGGCCACGCCGGTGGTCCAGCTGATGTCGTTGACGTTGATTCTCAGCGGCCTGTCGGTGGTGCCGTACGCGGTGATGCAGCGGGAGTTCCGCCAACGCGCCCAGCTCGGCCTCGACGGTGCCAGCCTGGTGCTGAGCACCGTGGTGACGATCGGGCTGGTGCTGCTCGGCATGGGTGCGATGGCGCTGGCCGTCTCCCGGGTGGTCGCGCAGTCGATGGTCACCGTGTTGCAGTTCGTGTTGACCCGGTCCCGGCCGACGTTCGGGTTCGACGCGGGCGTGGCCCGCAGCCTGATCCGCTTCGGGGTGCCGCTCGCCGGTGCGAACGTGTTGTCCTGGGTGGTGATGAACGTCGGTCACCTGACGGTCGGCACGGCGGCGGGCGCGCTGACGCTCGGGCTCTACACCCTGGCGTTCAACATCTCCACTTGGCCGATGAGCGCCCTCGGGGTGGCCATCCGCGCGGTGGCGCTGCCCGCGTTCGCCACCGTCGACGACCGCCGGCGCAAGGCCGCCGGGTTCGTCTCGGCGGCGGCGTTGACCTGGAGCGTGGCCCTGCTCGTCGGCGTGTTGCTCTCCGGGTTGGCCAGCGTGGTGGTCCCGCTGCTGTACGGCCAGCGGTGGTCGATGGCCGCCGACGCGCTCGCCGGGTTGGCGTTCTTCGGCGCGTTCCGGGTGCTGTTCGACCTGGTGGCCACCTTCCTGATCGCGGTGGGGGCGAGCCGGGCGTTGTTCGCCGCGCAGGTGGTCTGGTTGGTGGCGCTCTTCCCGGCGGTGATCCTGGGCGTGCGGTGGTACGGCCTGGTCGGTGCCGGGGTCGGGCACGCGGTCGTCTGTGCCCTGATCATCCTGCCGATGTACGCGGTGGCGTTGCGCCGTCATGGCGTACGGGTGCGGTCCCTGGCCGGCGCGCTGGCGGCGCCGATGCTCACCGCGGTGCCGGCACTGATCGCCGGCCTGTTCGTGGTCGAGGTGGTGCCGGGTGCGCTGTGGCAGTTGCTGGCCGCCGGTACGACGATGACCGTGATCTTCGTCGCTCCGCTGCTGCCCTGGCTGCGGCGTCGGCTGCGGGAGCTGAAGGCGGCCGGCGAGGAAGCCGGGTCGGCGGGGCCGGGGTCCACCGACGAGTCCGCGCCGGGGCCGGGGACCGGGGACGGATCGGGGCCGGGGACCGGGCCGCTGTCGGTCACCACTGCCGCGTCGACGCCGGTCACCCCTGGGCCGCAGCCGCCGTTGGCGGCGGTAGTCAAGTCCTGA